CAGACGGCTCCGCTAACGCCGTCACCGCTGTTGCCATCTCAGGCTCCACCGTTGAGCTCACCCTCACCAACACCGTCAAAAACGATCAGACGGTCACCGTTGCTTATACCGATCCAACATCCGGTAACGACGCCAATGCTGTTCAAGACAACACTGGCAATGACGCTGCCTCTCTAACCAGCACCTCCGTCACCAACAACTCCACCGAGGCGGCACCCCTCTTTTCCTCCGCTGCCACCTCAACCGACGGAACCAAAGTCATCCTCACCTACGACGAGGCACTCGACTCCACAACAGCCGCAACATCCGACTTCGAGGTCACAACAGACGGCTCCGCTAACGCCGTCACCGCTGTTGCCGTCTCAGGCTCCACCGTTGAGCTCACACTCACCAACACCGTCAAAAACGATCAGACGGTCACCGTTGCCTACACCGATCCAACATCCGGTAACGACGCCAATGCTGTTCAAGACAGCTCTGGTAATGACGCCGCATCGCTGAGCAGCACTTCGGTCACCAACAACTCCACCGTTGCTGGCACCGTCACCAACAACTCCACCGTTGCTGGCACCGCTCCCACCTTGTCCTCCGCTGCCACCAACAGCGACGGCACCAAAGTTGTCCTCACCTACAACGAGGCCCTTTCCTCCACAACCGCAGCCACCTCCGCATTCGCCGTCACGACCGATGGCTCCGCTAACGCCGTCACTGCCGTTGCCATCTCAGGCTCCACCGTTGAGCTCACCCTCACCAACACCGTCAAAAACGATCAGGCGGTCACCGTTGCTTATACCGATCCATCCGGCTCAAACGACGCCAATGCCGTTCAAGACAGCTCTGGGAATGACGCCGCATCGCTGAGCAGCACTTCGGTCACCAACAACTCCACCGTTGCAGGCACCGCTCCCACCTTCTCCTCCGCTGCCACCAACACCGCCGGCACCAAAGTCGTCCTCACCTACAACGAGGCACTCGACTCCACAACTGCAGTCACCTCAGCCTTCGCGGTCACAACCGATGGCAGTGCTAACGCCGTCACCGCCGTTGCCATCTCAGGCTCGACCGTTGAGCTCACACTCACCAACACCATCAAAAACGATCAGGCGGTCACCGTTGCCTACACCGATCCAACCTCCGGCAACGACGCCAATGCCGTTCAAGACAGCTCTGGCAATGACGCCGCTTCTCTAACCAGCACTTCGGTCACCAACAACTCCACAGTTGCAGGCACCGCTCCCACCTTCTCCTCCTCTGCCACCAACTCCGCCGGCACCAAAGTTGTCCTCACCTACAACGAGGCCCTCGACTCCACAACTGCAGCAACATCCGACTTCGCGGTCACAACCGATGGCGCCGCTAACGCCGTCACCGCCGTTGCCGTCTCAGGCTCCACCGTTGAGCTCACCATTACGCGGACTATCGCGAGTTGGCAGACGGTCACCGTTGCCTACACCGATCCAACATCCGGCAACGACGCCAATGCTGTTCAAGACAGCGCCGGCAATGACGCGGCCTCTCTAACCAGCACCTCCGTTACCAATAACTCAACGCAAAAGTTTGCACAAATCGGCAGCAACATCAATGGAGACACATCATCCGATTTCTTCGGACGAGCCGTTTCATTATCCAACGATGGAACAATCATCGCCGTTGGAGCAAGCACTGGAGCAGGTGATAACGCAAATGCTGGCCACGCTCAAATCTATGAATGGAATTCAGGAACATCTGCTTGGGACCAACGCGGAAGCACCATCAATGGAGAGAGCAGTGGAGACAAGTTCGGCGAATCAATTGCACTCTCCGGCGACGGCAGCATTGTAGTCATCGGTGCCAGCAATCATGACACACCTTCACGCGATATAGGCTACGTTCAAGCCTACGAATGGGACGGTTCGAACTGGAATCAACTTGGGGCTGATATTCAAGGAGAAGCACAAGATGACTTCAGCGGATTTTGTCTCTCGCTATCAGACGACGGCACCATTGTTGCTATCGGCGCAGGCTCAAACGATGGCGGCGGCGACATGTCGGGCCATACACGCATCTACAAATATGACGGCACTGATTGGAACCAACTGGGAGCCGATCTTGATGGAGCCGCTGCTGGCGACAGAACCGGAGAAGCAGTAGCCATTTCCGGAGATGGCCAAACCATTGCCATCGGTGCTTACAAAAGCGACAGCAATGGAACTGACTCGGGCCATACCAGCATCTACCGCTTGAACGGCTCGGCTTGGGGAGCCTTGGGCAGCGACATCATTGGCGAAGCAGCAGGAGACGAAAGTGGCGGCAGAGCGATTGCACTATCTGAGGACGGCACAATCGTTGCGATTGGCGCCATCAAAAACACAGGCGGCGGAACAGGTGCCAATACAGGGCATACCCGCATTTTTCAGTGGAATTCAGGCACCTCATCCTGGGACCAACTTGGAGACGATATCGACGGTGAAACTGCTGGTGATCTCAGTGGTCGATCGGTCGCACTTTCCTCAAATGGAACGGTTCTCGCCATTGGCGCCATCGAAAATGATGGAGGCGGATCCAATTCCGGTCACGTCCGTATTTATCGATTAGTTAGCGGGAGTTGGGTCAAAACTGGGGAAGATATAGATGGCTTATCTGCAAATGACGAAACAGGTCTATCAATCTCACTTTCAGAAGATGGCAACACTCTCGCCGTTGGATCTGGGAGCAGTGCTGATTACGTCCGCATTTTTGATTTACGGCTCGACGTCACAGCCCCCACCTTCTCCTCCGCTGCCACCTCAACCGACGGCTCCAAAGTCGTCCTCACCTACAACGAGGCCCTTTCCTCCACAACCGCTACCACCTCTGCATTCGCGGTCACAACCGATGGCGCAGCCAATGCCGTCACCGCTGTTGCCGTCTCAGGCTCCACCATTGAGCTCACCCTCACCAACACCGTCAAAAACGACCAGACGGTCACCGTTGCCTACACCGATCCTTCCGGCTCCAACGACGCCAATGCTGTTCAAGACAGCTCTGGTAATGACGCCGCATCGCTGAGCAGCACTTCGGTCACCAACAACTCCACCGTTGCTGGCACCCCTCCCACTTTCTCCTCCGCTGCCACCAACAGCGCCGGCACCAAAGTCGTTCTCACCTACAACGAGGCCCTTTCCTCCACAACCGCTGCCAACTCCGCATTCGCGGTCACAACCGATGGCGCAGCCAATGCCGTCACCGCTGTTGCCGTCTCAGGCTCCACCGTTGAGCTCACACTCACCAACACCGTCAAAAACGATCAGGCGGTCACCGTTGCCTACACCGATCCAACATCCGGCAATGACGCCAATGCTGTTCAAGACAGCTCCGGCAATGACGCTGCCTCTCTAACCAGCACCTCTGTCACCAACAACTCCACCGTTGCTGGCACCGCTCCCACCTTCTCCTCCGCTGCCACCAACAGCGACGGCACCAAAGTCGTTCTCACCTACAACGAGGCACTCTCCTCCACAACCGCAACCACCTCCACATTCGCGGTCACAACAGACGGCTCCGCCAACGCCGTCACCGCTGTTGCCATCTCAGGCTCCACCGTTGAACTCATCCTCACCAACACCGTCAAAAACGATCAGACGGTCACCGTTGCCTACACCGATCCAACATCCGGTAATGACGCCAATGCTGTTCAAGACAGCTCCGGCAATGACGCTGCCTCTTTACGCAGCACATCCGTCAACAACAAATCAAGCGTTGATGGCACAGCTCCGATATGCCTTACTGCTGAAACGACTAACGATGGCAGCAAGATTGTTCTTACCTACGACGAGTACCTTTCATCAACAACTGCTGCAATCTCCTGCTTTACGGTCAAAACCGATGGCGAGATCAACCTCATAACCGCAGTCACCACCTCACGCTCCACTGTCCTTCTATCTCTTAAGAACACGATTAAGAAGGGCCAAACGGTCACCCTGGATTACAACGATCCATCAGCTGTCAACGACGCCAGAGCTCTCCAGGACGGCGCAGGCAATGACGCAGCGTCCTTCACCAACAGCACTGTCACCAACAACTCCACCGTTGATGGCACGGCACCAACCCTTCAATCTGCAGCGACCTCCACCGACGGCACCAGAATCGTTCTCACCTACAACGAAGCACTTTCATCAACAACCGCTACCAAGAGTGATTTCACTATCACAGCCGATGGCATAAACAATGACGTGAAGAGCGTCGACATCTCTGGATCCACCATCATTCTCGGCCTAAGCACCACAATCAAACAAGGCCAAGCGATCAAACTGGATTACGACGATCCCACTACCCTGAACGACGCCAATACCATCCAGGACGAAACAGGCAATGACGCCCTATCTCTGACTGACGAAAAGGTCACAAACAAATCAACCATACCCGCCAAAAAGCTTGTATGCAATAGCAAAAACGAAACCACCAAAGTCAAACTTAAAAACGTCAACTCTGGATATCTATATGGAATCGATGACGACAATCAGATTTTTGAAATCAATCCAAAGAACAAAACAACGTCTAAGATATTTGACACAGAACTACCAAACCCTAAAAAAAGCAATGGGGTAGCATATCACAAAGGATCAGGATCACTTTTGTTCTTTTACGAACAAACTCTTTACAGCTGGAACACAACAACAAGAGAACTTAGCCAGCACAAATTCAAAGAAGGCAAGACAGCAAGCGCAGCGATTTATGGTGATTCACTCTGGTGGATCAAATCAAATTCCAATCAGCTTTATCAGCTCGACATTAGCGACCTAAACAACGGAATGATCATTAGTGGAAGCCCTACCAAATATCTATTAGACAAATACACCAAAGCAGGTTTTGGAGATATCGCCATCAGCTCAGATGGCATTCTCTATGGGAGTGCAACAGGTGGACAAATCAAACGGGGTGGCTTTTTCTCATTCGATCTCCAATCAATCATCGATTCGGGGAAAACTAAAATTAATATAGAACACCACGGCTATAAACGATGCGGAAAGACTGAGTGGGTGCACAGCGAGAAAAAGATTCCGATTGGCATGCAGCTTGCACTCAGCGCAGACGAAAAAGTTCTATATGGACAAACACATCAAAACCAGTCAGCGAAAGGCCTCGACACCACAGGGCAATACTTCGTCTTTCGACACAAAGATTCTGATGGTCGCTTTACAAGCGAAATCGACTACGCCGACTACCAACAATCTCATAATCAACTTGATGGCGTTGGTTTCAGGGATATCGGTGGTGCAGGGCTAGACGCTATAGAAGAAGCAGAGGCAGCAGATATCCTCTCCTTCGAAGGAGCTAGTGGCGCCGAAACCAATGGCTCGGACATCAACAGAAAGCTGAATCCATATTTAAAATATTCAGTGATATTCAAGAAAGTTCTCAAGCGTGAGCAAAAGCTTATTTTTATCAACGAGAGCAAAGAAAGTCGCTCCGGCGCAGACATTTCAGACACACGCCTAAACGAAACAATTGAGTTTAAGACTGGAGACAAAAGCTTAGATCAACAATTTGAACGAAATAATAATGCCATCACTGTCCCACAAGGTGTCAAACAATTTGACATGCTGATCGATGTCATTGATGACGAGGAGGTCGAGGGAGATGAATCATTGATCCTTGCCATTGAAGGCTATCCAGATCTGGCACCAGCAAAGGCAACGATCATCGATAATGATTACGAGTGCGGCAAAAATCTCCTTAAAAATGGTGATTTTGAAGATGTTGAACAAAAGGGATCTCGTAAATGGTGGAACACCAAGACAATCCCAGGATGGGAACTCCTTAATAATGATGGGGAAGTTTGGACATCAGGCTTCAAAGGCATTCAGGACAACATAGATGGCAACAATTTCTATTTAGAATTGGATGCAAAACGTAAGTTAAATGCGATCTCTCAAACAGTCACGACTGAAATTGGCAGCGCCTACACGTTGAGCTTTGATTTACATCGAAGGAGAACGAATAAGAACGAAACCGTCGTCGTCAGCCTTAATGATATTGCCGCGAATTCACCTACTTCTGGAGAATGGCATACGCAAAGCTATAGCTTCATTGCAGAATCCGATCAAGCAATAATTAGCTTTAGCGAACCAAAAGACGAAAATGATAGCTATGGCGGATTGATCGACAATATCAGTTTGGTGAAAAATTGCACAGATAACGACTTTGAAGATGTCGACGTTGTTTCCTTCCATGCTGCAGATGGCAATGGTGCCGAGCTGACCGACGGCTTCAACACCTACCTCTCCTATTCGCTCTCCTTCGACGAAAAACTCAAAAAACAGCAAACACTCTCCTTCTCTCAATCACTCCCCGTCAACCAGCACAACGTTGATCCGAACGATGTACTCCTTGGCGCCGACATCTCATTCTTATCAGACAATTCAAAGAAAGATCGGGACTTCTCCCTCAACAACGGTCAGCTCACCGTTCCAAAAGGTATCTCATCCTTTGAAGCGCGCATCCCCATTGTTGATGACAAAATCGTTGAAGGCACAGAGTCGCTCACACTCTCCATTGCAGACTTAGAGGCCACTGCCCAAATCACTGATAACGATTCTATTGACAATGATTTTGAGTGCGGCAAAAATCTCCTTAAAAATGGTGATTTTGAAGATGTTGAACAAAAGGGATCTCGTAAATGGTGGAACACCAAGACAATCCCAGGATGGGAACTCCTTAATAATGATGGGGAAGTTTGGACATCAGGCTTCAAAGGCATTCAGGACAACATAGATGGCAACAATTTCTATTTAGAATTGGATGCAAAACGTAAGTTAAATGCGATCTCTCAAACAGTCACGACTGAAATTGGCAGCGCCTACACGTTGAGCTTTGATTTACATCGAAGGAGAACGAATAAGAACGAAACCGTCGTCGTCAGCCTTAATGATATTGCCGCGAATTCACCTACTTCTGGAGAATGGCATACGCAAAGCTATAGCTTCATTGCAGAATCCGATCAAGCAATAATTAGCTTTAGCGAACCAAAAGACGAAAATGATAGCTATGGCGGATTGATCGACAATATCAGTTTGGTGAAAAATTGCACAGATAACGACTTTGAAGATGTCGACGTTGTTTCCTTCCATGCTGCAGATGGCAATGGTGCCGAGCTGACCGACGGCTTCAACACCTACCTCTCCTATTCGCTCTCCTTCGACGAAAAACTCAAAAAACAGCAAACACTCTCCTTCTCTCAATCACTACTCGCCAACCAGAACAACGTTAATCCGAACGATGTACTCCTTGGCGCCGACATCTCCTTCTTATCAGACAATTCAGATAATGATCAGGACTTCTCCCTCAACAACGGTCAGCTCACCATTCCAAAAGGTGTCTCATCCTTTGAAGCACGCATCCCCATTGTTGATGACAAAATCGTTGAAGGCACAGAGTCTCTAACACTCTCCGTTGCAGGCTTCGAGGCCACGGCCAACATCACGGATAACGACTTTGATGATGTCGACGTTGTCTCCTTCCATGCTGCAGATGGCAATGGTGCCGAGCTGACCGACGGCTTCAACACCTACCTCTCCTATTCGCTCTCCTTCGACGAAAAACTCAAAAAACAGCAAACACTCTCCTTCTCTCAATCACTACTCGCCAACCAGAACAACGTTAATCCGAACGATGTACTCCTTGGCGCCGACATCTCCTTCTTATCAGACAATTCAGATAATGATCAGGACTTCTCCCTCAACAACGGTCAGCTCACCATTCCAAAAGGTGTCTCATCCTTTGAAGCACGCATCCCCATTGTTGATGACAAAATCGTTGAAGGCACAGAGTCTCTAACACTCTCCGTTGCAGGCTTCGAGGCCACGGCCAACATCACGGATAACGACTTTGATGATGTCGACGTTGTCTCCTTCCATGCTGCAGATGGCAATGGTGCCGAGCTGACCGACGGCTTCAACACCTACCTCTCCTATTCGCTCTCCTTCGACGAAAAACTCAAAAAACAGCAAACACTCTCCTTCTCTCAATCACTACTCGCCAACCAGAACAACGTTAATCCGAACGATGTACTCCTTGGCGCCGACATCTCCTTCTTATCAGACAATTCAGATAATGATCAGGACTTCTCCCTCAACAACGGTCAGCTCACCATTCCAAAAGGTGTCTCATCCTTTGAAGCACGCATCCCCATTGTTGATGACAAAATCGTTGAAGGCACAGAGTCTCTAACACTCTCCGTTGCAGGCTTCGAGGCCACGGCCAACATCACGGATAACGACTTTGATGATGTCGACGTTGTCTCCTTCCATGCTGCAGATGGCAATGGTGCCGAGCTGACCGACGGCTTCAACACCTACCTCTCCTATTCGCTCTCCTTCGACGAAAAACTCAAAAAACAGCAAACACTCTCCTTCTCTCAATCACTACTCGCCAACCAGAACAACGTTAATCCGAACGATGTACTCCTTGGCGCCGACATCTCCTTCTTATCAGACAATTCAGATAATGATCAGGACTTCTCCCTCAACAACGGTCAGCTCACCATTCCAAAAGGTGTCTCATCCTTTGAAGCACGCATCCCCATTGTTGATGACAAAATCGTTGAAGGCACAGAGTCTCTAACACTCTCCGTTGCAGGCTTCGAGGCCACGGCCAACATCACGGATAACGACTTTGATGATGTCGACGTTGTCTCCTTCCATGCTGCAGATGGCAATGGTGCCGAGCTGACCGACGGCTTCAACACCTACCTCTCCTATTCGCTCTCCTTCGACGAAAAACTCAAAAAACAGCAAACACTCTCCTTCTCTCAATCACTACTCGCCAACCAGAACAACGTTAATCCGAACGATGTACTCCTTGGCGCCGACATCTCCTTCTTATCAGACAATTCAGATAATGATCAGGACTTCTCCCTCAACAACGGTCAGCTCACCATTCCAAAAGGTGTCTCATCCTTTGAAGCACGCATCCCCATTGTTGATGACAAAATCGTTGAAGGCACAGAGTCTCTAACACTCTCCGTTGCAGGCTTCGAGGCCACGGCCAACATCACGGATAACGACTTTGATGATGTCGACGTTGTCTCCTTCCATGCTGCAGATGGCAATGGTGCCGAGCTGACCGACGGCTTCAACACCTACCTCTCCTATTCGCTCTCCTTCGACGAAAAACTCAAAAAACAGCAAACACTCTCCTTCTCTCAATCACTACTCGCCAACCAGAACAACGTTAATCCGAACGATGTACTCCTTGGCGCCGACATCTCCTTCTTATCAGACAATTCAGATAATGATCAGGACTTCTCCCTCAACAACGGTCAGCTCACCATTCCAAAAGGTGTCTCATCCTTTGAAGCACGCATCCCCATTGTTGATGACAAAATCGTTGAAGGCACAGAGTCTCTAACACTCTCCGTTGCAGGCTTCGAGGCCACGGCCAACATCACGGATAACGACTTCCCGAGCATTCAGCCCGCGCAACTCATCTCAATTTCAGGCAATACAGTTACAGAAGGATCAAATAAGCCCATCGTTCTTGAGTATACGTTCGACAAGAAGACACCCTTTAAGCAAGTTTTTCAAAGCGATTTCAGCACTAAAGCCGAAGATCTCCTTACAGCAAATAGGCTCGCCATTACGGGCCTAGATACCGAACCAATTGTCAAATTCATGGCAGATAATCTTGTCGAAATTGGAACTGATGGGCTCATAACAGTTCCCGAAAAAGTCGATTCCTTCACGGTCACCATTGATGTTATTGATGACAACATCCCAGAATTAACCGAGCAGCTCGTCAGCTCCATAGGCTCAATCGAAGGATCCGCCACCATCATTGATAATGACAGTCTTAAGCCACTATTGACCGCAACATCTATAGGTGCAACAGAGGGAAAAGATGACTATATGCGAGTCAATTTCTCATTCAATTTCGAAAGACAGGGTGACATGATTGTCATCCCGGAATTCCCTGAGCTACAACAACCACAAAGTGCAACACCGAATCTAGACTTCACGACGAACCTAAGGCTCAGCGACAATCTAAGCTTCAGCAATCTGCTAGAAAACAAAATCAATATCAACCAAAATGTCACTAGTTTTTATATAGACATTCCTATCATTGATGACACACTCATTGAAACAACCGAAAGCATAAGTCTCACCCTGAGGGTCGACGATGCAGATTATGCACCCTTTAAAGAAACCATTATAGATGTAAACAATTCAACAATGCTAAGGATTTACGACAATGACCCTGTTGATAACCAAGAAATAAAATATCCAAAGATCGAATCCATTGACGCCAATGCCGTCACCGAGGGCGATGATAACAATCTCGTCTATACCGTCAAGCTCGATCGCAGCACAGCCAAAGAGACATCCTTTGCCTTTGCTGTTTCCGGAGATGCCATCGGCGCAGCTGAAAATATCCCTAATCAGGTCGACTATCTCAATGCTTACAATGTCACCCTCTCAAACGGTGTGACAAACAATGGTGATGGCACGATCACCATCCCGACAGGCATTGAATCTTTTTCGGCTTCAATTCCCGTGATCGATGACAACCTCATTGAAAACACAGAGCAAGCGATCCTCTCGATTAGTACTCATTCTGGCACTGGGCAAATCTTCGATAACGATCCTCGTCCAACGCGCCCCACACCCAATCCAAACCCATCAGACCAATCGAAACCTACACCTCCCCCATCGATCATCCTCATTGATGCCAACGCCGTGAGAGAAGGAGATGGCAACAACCTTCTCTACACCATCCAACTCAATCGAACCGCCTCTACAGATCTCACATTTTCCTTTGGAGTTTCAGGTGATGCCATCGGAGGACCTGTCGACACCACAACTATGGTTCGTCAATTAAGTACCACTCAAAAGAAGCTCAGAGCTCAGGCATCAACACGATCCAATCATCGATCGACGTCAAGCAAGGAGAGTCACACTGCTGCAGATTTATCCAAACAGGTCGACTACCTCAATGCTGGCAACGTGCTCCTCTCAAACGATGTAGTGAATAACGATGATGGTTCCATCACCATTCCAGCTGGTGTTCAATCCTTCACCGCTTCGGTTCCCGTCATTGACGACTCCCTTATCGAAAACACAGAAACCGCCATTCTCTCCATTGGTTCACACTCGGGAACTGGACAGATCTTCGATAACGACTCTCCACCCACGTCAGCAAAGCTCCCTCCATCGGTAACGTTCATCGACAGCAATTCAGTGACTGAGGGGGATGGAAATAATCTTCTTTATACTATTCAGCTTGATCGAGCCTCGTCTTCAGACACAACCTTCACTTTTACGGTTGCAGGCGATGCTATCGGTGCATCAAAAAATATTTGCAATCAGGTCGACTATC
The Synechococcus sp. PROS-U-1 DNA segment above includes these coding regions:
- a CDS encoding SwmB domain-containing protein — its product is MPYVDGLNVELYQGINFDSLVATNIEETINLDDSYDTGDGDEWSIRAQGEIQAWTTGTNRWYTLSDDRVRIWINGELAVNNPTDHPQTYDLVTATGLTNGQWYSIKIEFAENTEVGRLALRQYSNYTQLVPKEQLRFNTSAPTFQSAATSTDGTKVVLTYDKALSYEEASDWASATSSTTAATSDFAVTTDGSANAVTAVAISGSTVELTLTNTVKNDQTVTVAYTDPTSGNDANAVQDNTGNDAASLTSTSVTNNSTEAAPLFSSAATSTDGTKVILTYDEALDSTTAATSDFEVTTDGSANAVTAVAVSGSTVELTLTNTVKNDQTVTVAYTDPTSGNDANAVQDSSGNDAASLSSTSVTNNSTVAGTVTNNSTVAGTAPTLSSAATNSDGTKVVLTYNEALSSTTAATSAFAVTTDGSANAVTAVAISGSTVELTLTNTVKNDQAVTVAYTDPSGSNDANAVQDSSGNDAASLSSTSVTNNSTVAGTAPTFSSAATNTAGTKVVLTYNEALDSTTAVTSAFAVTTDGSANAVTAVAISGSTVELTLTNTIKNDQAVTVAYTDPTSGNDANAVQDSSGNDAASLTSTSVTNNSTVAGTAPTFSSSATNSAGTKVVLTYNEALDSTTAATSDFAVTTDGAANAVTAVAVSGSTVELTITRTIASWQTVTVAYTDPTSGNDANAVQDSAGNDAASLTSTSVTNNSTQKFAQIGSNINGDTSSDFFGRAVSLSNDGTIIAVGASTGAGDNANAGHAQIYEWNSGTSAWDQRGSTINGESSGDKFGESIALSGDGSIVVIGASNHDTPSRDIGYVQAYEWDGSNWNQLGADIQGEAQDDFSGFCLSLSDDGTIVAIGAGSNDGGGDMSGHTRIYKYDGTDWNQLGADLDGAAAGDRTGEAVAISGDGQTIAIGAYKSDSNGTDSGHTSIYRLNGSAWGALGSDIIGEAAGDESGGRAIALSEDGTIVAIGAIKNTGGGTGANTGHTRIFQWNSGTSSWDQLGDDIDGETAGDLSGRSVALSSNGTVLAIGAIENDGGGSNSGHVRIYRLVSGSWVKTGEDIDGLSANDETGLSISLSEDGNTLAVGSGSSADYVRIFDLRLDVTAPTFSSAATSTDGSKVVLTYNEALSSTTATTSAFAVTTDGAANAVTAVAVSGSTIELTLTNTVKNDQTVTVAYTDPSGSNDANAVQDSSGNDAASLSSTSVTNNSTVAGTPPTFSSAATNSAGTKVVLTYNEALSSTTAANSAFAVTTDGAANAVTAVAVSGSTVELTLTNTVKNDQAVTVAYTDPTSGNDANAVQDSSGNDAASLTSTSVTNNSTVAGTAPTFSSAATNSDGTKVVLTYNEALSSTTATTSTFAVTTDGSANAVTAVAISGSTVELILTNTVKNDQTVTVAYTDPTSGNDANAVQDSSGNDAASLRSTSVNNKSSVDGTAPICLTAETTNDGSKIVLTYDEYLSSTTAAISCFTVKTDGEINLITAVTTSRSTVLLSLKNTIKKGQTVTLDYNDPSAVNDARALQDGAGNDAASFTNSTVTNNSTVDGTAPTLQSAATSTDGTRIVLTYNEALSSTTATKSDFTITADGINNDVKSVDISGSTIILGLSTTIKQGQAIKLDYDDPTTLNDANTIQDETGNDALSLTDEKVTNKSTIPAKKLVCNSKNETTKVKLKNVNSGYLYGIDDDNQIFEINPKNKTTSKIFDTELPNPKKSNGVAYHKGSGSLLFFYEQTLYSWNTTTRELSQHKFKEGKTASAAIYGDSLWWIKSNSNQLYQLDISDLNNGMIISGSPTKYLLDKYTKAGFGDIAISSDGILYGSATGGQIKRGGFFSFDLQSIIDSGKTKINIEHHGYKRCGKTEWVHSEKKIPIGMQLALSADEKVLYGQTHQNQSAKGLDTTGQYFVFRHKDSDGRFTSEIDYADYQQSHNQLDGVGFRDIGGAGLDAIEEAEAADILSFEGASGAETNGSDINRKLNPYLKYSVIFKKVLKREQKLIFINESKESRSGADISDTRLNETIEFKTGDKSLDQQFERNNNAITVPQGVKQFDMLIDVIDDEEVEGDESLILAIEGYPDLAPAKATIIDNDYECGKNLLKNGDFEDVEQKGSRKWWNTKTIPGWELLNNDGEVWTSGFKGIQDNIDGNNFYLELDAKRKLNAISQTVTTEIGSAYTLSFDLHRRRTNKNETVVVSLNDIAANSPTSGEWHTQSYSFIAESDQAIISFSEPKDENDSYGGLIDNISLVKNCTDNDFEDVDVVSFHAADGNGAELTDGFNTYLSYSLSFDEKLKKQQTLSFSQSLPVNQHNVDPNDVLLGADISFLSDNSKKDRDFSLNNGQLTVPKGISSFEARIPIVDDKIVEGTESLTLSIADLEATAQITDNDSIDNDFECGKNLLKNGDFEDVEQKGSRKWWNTKTIPGWELLNNDGEVWTSGFKGIQDNIDGNNFYLELDAKRKLNAISQTVTTEIGSAYTLSFDLHRRRTNKNETVVVSLNDIAANSPTSGEWHTQSYSFIAESDQAIISFSEPKDENDSYGGLIDNISLVKNCTDNDFEDVDVVSFHAADGNGAELTDGFNTYLSYSLSFDEKLKKQQTLSFSQSLLANQNNVNPNDVLLGADISFLSDNSDNDQDFSLNNGQLTIPKGVSSFEARIPIVDDKIVEGTESLTLSVAGFEATANITDNDFDDVDVVSFHAADGNGAELTDGFNTYLSYSLSFDEKLKKQQTLSFSQSLLANQNNVNPNDVLLGADISFLSDNSDNDQDFSLNNGQLTIPKGVSSFEARIPIVDDKIVEGTESLTLSVAGFEATANITDNDFDDVDVVSFHAADGNGAELTDGFNTYLSYSLSFDEKLKKQQTLSFSQSLLANQNNVNPNDVLLGADISFLSDNSDNDQDFSLNNGQLTIPKGVSSFEARIPIVDDKIVEGTESLTLSVAGFEATANITDNDFDDVDVVSFHAADGNGAELTDGFNTYLSYSLSFDEKLKKQQTLSFSQSLLANQNNVNPNDVLLGADISFLSDNSDNDQDFSLNNGQLTIPKGVSSFEARIPIVDDKIVEGTESLTLSVAGFEATANITDNDFDDVDVVSFHAADGNGAELTDGFNTYLSYSLSFDEKLKKQQTLSFSQSLLANQNNVNPNDVLLGADISFLSDNSDNDQDFSLNNGQLTIPKGVSSFEARIPIVDDKIVEGTESLTLSVAGFEATANITDNDFDDVDVVSFHAADGNGAELTDGFNTYLSYSLSFDEKLKKQQTLSFSQSLLANQNNVNPNDVLLGADISFLSDNSDNDQDFSLNNGQLTIPKGVSSFEARIPIVDDKIVEGTESLTLSVAGFEATANITDNDFPSIQPAQLISISGNTVTEGSNKPIVLEYTFDKKTPFKQVFQSDFSTKAEDLLTANRLAITGLDTEPIVKFMADNLVEIGTDGLITVPEKVDSFTVTIDVIDDNIPELTEQLVSSIGSIEGSATIIDNDSLKPLLTATSIGATEGKDDYMRVNFSFNFERQGDMIVIPEFPELQQPQSATPNLDFTTNLRLSDNLSFSNLLENKININQNVTSFYIDIPIIDDTLIETTESISLTLRVDDADYAPFKETIIDVNNSTMLRIYDNDPVDNQEIKYPKIESIDANAVTEGDDNNLVYTVKLDRSTAKETSFAFAVSGDAIGAAENIPNQVDYLNAYNVTLSNGVTNNGDGTITIPTGIESFSASIPVIDDNLIENTEQAILSISTHSGTGQIFDNDPRPTRPTPNPNPSDQSKPTPPPSIILIDANAVREGDGNNLLYTIQLNRTASTDLTFSFGVSGDAIGGPVDTTTMVRQLSTTQKKLRAQASTRSNHRSTSSKESHTAADLSKQVDYLNAGNVLLSNDVVNNDDGSITIPAGVQSFTASVPVIDDSLIENTETAILSIGSHSGTGQIFDNDSPPTSAKLPPSVTFIDSNSVTEGDGNNLLYTIQLDRASSSDTTFTFTVAGDAIGASKNICNQVDYLNADNVILSNGVTNNGNSSITVPAGVTQFTASVRVIDDSLIENTETAILSIGTNSGIGEIFDNDSLLVQNRPGSRPAPIITKIKANTALEGADEDLIYRVSFDRRHRSRRHYQFKIGGDASYGLDYLTGKNVVITNGVASNNEGTVTVPKGVKNFDVHVPVVDDNIIESTEIASIQIGRHQGIGQILDNDTRPTSTPATLSISDDKQGLKANGPSGSGLWVKLKVDEARDRWQNNLVLINAKGKTVGTLGSTPQTHRYPKAIRGEKHIYLEAGETIHFLQQSNNHKRLKTPRLELSTPEPNAVAIALEDGRAGSGDFDDLMVQATALDQPESQQAVKTANAQRSTSDGILNLNWMETDQQLILDTLKNTDPDNRIGLVQLTRQQSSEFTVNGIGINRPKAFRQALRDNLIEPDQQILDGDKINQRWHLSANEAGFYAPVLITDENLVFSFGRTTAVDGEQHLKVLGENIFGFEDDLAGKGTDWHYDDVVVAATLA